A single region of the Nocardioides aurantiacus genome encodes:
- a CDS encoding dihydrolipoyl dehydrogenase family protein has translation MTTTCDVVVVGLGPGGEATATQLAGAGLDVVGIDERLVGGECPYYGCIPSKMIIRAADALAEAGRVPDLAGTVEVRPDFAVVARRISEEATDGWDDQVAVDRLVDAGVRFVRGHARLSGPRTVEVGGEVFEARRGVVLNPGTSPSAPPVDGLADTPYWTNREVLRAESAPASMVVIGGGPIGAELAQAFSRFGTRITVLERGPRLLGPEEPETGDLLGSVFAAEGIQVLTDVDIQQVSYAEGRFSVRLADQTVEAEKLLVAAGRRPNFDDLGLETVGLDPAAHSIEVDDRMRAGEGLWAIGDVAGHGAWTHLSMYQSAICVADVLAQDDAPRADYRAVPHVTFTDPEVGGVGMTEQQARDAGLRVRVGTQDMAANSRGWINRAQGLVKVVEDADRGVLVGATVMGPTGGDVLGMLTTAVHAEIPTATLRSMIYAYPTMHRAVEEALKDLDA, from the coding sequence ATGACGACGACGTGCGACGTGGTGGTGGTGGGGCTCGGCCCCGGTGGCGAGGCGACGGCGACACAGCTGGCGGGTGCGGGTCTCGACGTGGTCGGGATCGACGAGCGTCTCGTGGGCGGCGAGTGCCCCTACTACGGCTGCATCCCGAGCAAGATGATCATCCGGGCGGCCGACGCGCTCGCCGAGGCCGGACGGGTGCCCGACCTCGCCGGCACCGTCGAGGTGCGCCCCGACTTCGCGGTGGTGGCCCGCCGGATCAGCGAGGAGGCCACCGACGGCTGGGACGACCAGGTCGCCGTCGACCGGCTCGTGGACGCCGGCGTGCGGTTCGTCCGTGGCCACGCCCGTCTCAGCGGTCCGCGCACCGTCGAGGTGGGCGGCGAGGTGTTCGAGGCGCGGCGCGGGGTGGTGCTCAACCCCGGCACGTCGCCGAGCGCACCCCCGGTCGACGGGTTGGCGGACACGCCGTACTGGACCAACCGCGAGGTGCTGCGCGCCGAGTCGGCCCCGGCGTCGATGGTCGTCATCGGTGGCGGTCCCATCGGAGCCGAGCTCGCCCAGGCGTTCTCCCGGTTCGGCACGCGGATCACCGTGCTCGAGCGGGGCCCCCGGCTGCTGGGCCCCGAGGAGCCGGAGACCGGGGACCTGCTCGGCTCGGTCTTCGCCGCCGAGGGCATCCAGGTGCTCACCGACGTCGACATCCAGCAGGTGTCCTACGCCGAGGGTCGCTTCAGCGTCCGGCTGGCCGACCAGACCGTCGAGGCCGAGAAGCTGCTCGTCGCCGCCGGTCGCCGTCCCAACTTCGACGACCTCGGCCTGGAGACCGTCGGGCTCGACCCGGCCGCTCACAGCATCGAGGTCGACGACCGGATGCGGGCCGGTGAGGGCCTGTGGGCCATCGGCGACGTGGCCGGCCACGGCGCCTGGACCCACCTGTCGATGTACCAGTCGGCGATCTGCGTCGCCGACGTCCTCGCGCAGGACGACGCGCCGCGCGCGGACTACCGCGCGGTGCCGCACGTGACCTTCACCGACCCCGAGGTCGGCGGCGTCGGCATGACCGAGCAGCAGGCCCGCGACGCCGGCCTCCGCGTCCGCGTCGGCACCCAGGACATGGCGGCCAACTCCCGCGGCTGGATCAACCGCGCGCAGGGCCTGGTCAAGGTGGTCGAGGACGCCGACCGCGGCGTGCTCGTCGGGGCCACCGTGATGGGCCCGACCGGCGGCGACGTCCTGGGCATGCTCACCACCGCGGTGCACGCCGAGATCCCGACGGCGACGCTGCGCTCGATGATCTACGCCTACCCCACGATGCACCGCGCCGTGGAGGAAGCCCTCAAGGACCTCGACGCGTGA
- a CDS encoding DUF1206 domain-containing protein: MNDDVQALGEQAERSTSMDHLVRAGMVAYGVVHLLLGWLCVQLALGGPNEDASTDGAFHTLARQPFGRTMVWAVALGMLLLVVWRVVEAGFGHRHEGDQRTRKRVVSIGKAVVYAVIGFTAVKVALGSGSGRSGGWTATVMGWPGGQWLVALAGLGVLAYAATLLRKGWTRAFTDEITARGQAGDLGTAFVRVGQVGHVGKGLSLVLVGLLTVVAGVTHRSGKGGGLDQALQQVLQEPYGAVLIALVGVGLWCFGAWCLVLARHHDR; encoded by the coding sequence GTGAACGACGACGTCCAGGCCCTGGGGGAGCAGGCCGAGCGCAGCACCTCGATGGACCACCTGGTCCGGGCCGGGATGGTCGCGTACGGCGTGGTGCACCTGCTGCTGGGCTGGCTCTGCGTCCAGCTCGCCCTCGGCGGCCCCAACGAGGACGCCAGCACCGACGGCGCGTTCCACACCCTGGCCCGCCAGCCGTTCGGCCGCACCATGGTGTGGGCGGTCGCCCTGGGCATGCTGCTGCTCGTCGTCTGGCGTGTGGTCGAGGCCGGGTTCGGCCACCGGCACGAGGGCGACCAGCGGACCAGGAAGCGGGTCGTCTCGATCGGCAAGGCCGTCGTCTACGCCGTCATCGGGTTCACCGCGGTCAAGGTGGCCCTCGGGTCCGGATCGGGGAGGTCGGGCGGTTGGACCGCCACCGTGATGGGCTGGCCGGGAGGGCAGTGGCTGGTCGCGCTCGCGGGCCTCGGGGTCCTGGCGTACGCCGCGACGCTGCTGCGCAAGGGCTGGACCCGCGCCTTCACCGACGAGATCACCGCCCGCGGCCAGGCCGGTGACCTCGGCACCGCCTTCGTGAGGGTCGGCCAGGTCGGCCACGTCGGCAAGGGGCTCTCCCTGGTGCTGGTCGGCCTGCTCACGGTGGTCGCCGGCGTCACCCACCGCTCCGGCAAGGGCGGTGGCCTCGACCAGGCGCTGCAGCAGGTGCTCCAGGAGCCCTACGGCGCCGTGCTGATCGCGCTCGTGGGCGTGGGCCTGTGGTGCTTCGGCGCCTGGTGCCTGGTCCTCGCCCGCCACCACGACCGGTGA
- a CDS encoding GNAT family N-acetyltransferase: MTSPQPADPTSSPRSLAGLPDGWTARLPQLDDLGALVDLRAADKRPWTGSASVDREAVESEVAGPASWTRRQVVLVDPEGGVRGWVVVHDRAAGRTMLHVYLDRGLDRATQDRVAGAAYAFVAEQATEICRLRATTATRLDASPFAEDEVQRRWLGDAGYELRRTWLQMSRPVLPSEAEELPAPREGVTIRRVDSHENDLPVAGDLQIVHEMLESSFEDHFNSYRESFPEFVQRLREDPGHRWDHWWLAFVEVDGRQLAAGAVVSTVLPEGPAGHEGSYVDYIGVHRDARGRGVAKALLHTVIADAARRGRDRVGLEVDDDSPTGADGLYTSMGWTTDYVTESWFRDLEIEQPDGATS; encoded by the coding sequence GTGACCTCGCCGCAGCCCGCCGACCCCACCTCGTCCCCGCGCTCGTTGGCCGGTCTCCCCGACGGCTGGACGGCCCGGCTGCCGCAGCTCGACGACCTCGGTGCGCTGGTCGACCTCCGCGCCGCCGACAAGCGGCCCTGGACCGGCTCGGCCTCGGTGGACCGCGAGGCGGTGGAGTCCGAGGTCGCCGGGCCCGCGTCCTGGACCCGTCGGCAGGTCGTGCTGGTCGACCCCGAGGGCGGCGTGCGCGGCTGGGTAGTGGTCCACGACCGGGCGGCGGGCCGCACCATGCTGCACGTCTACCTCGACCGCGGGCTCGACCGGGCCACGCAGGACCGGGTCGCCGGGGCGGCGTACGCCTTCGTCGCGGAGCAGGCGACGGAGATCTGCCGGCTGCGCGCTACCACCGCGACCCGGCTCGACGCGAGCCCCTTCGCCGAGGACGAGGTGCAGCGCCGCTGGCTCGGCGACGCCGGCTACGAGCTGCGCCGCACCTGGCTGCAGATGTCGCGACCGGTGCTGCCCTCGGAGGCCGAGGAGCTGCCCGCGCCGCGCGAGGGCGTCACCATCCGCCGGGTCGACAGCCACGAGAACGACCTGCCGGTGGCCGGCGACCTGCAGATCGTGCACGAGATGCTGGAGAGCTCCTTCGAGGACCACTTCAACTCCTACCGCGAGAGCTTCCCCGAGTTCGTGCAGCGGCTGCGCGAGGACCCCGGCCACCGCTGGGACCACTGGTGGCTGGCCTTCGTCGAGGTCGACGGGCGCCAGCTCGCCGCCGGCGCCGTGGTGAGCACCGTGCTGCCGGAGGGCCCGGCGGGGCACGAGGGCAGCTACGTCGACTACATCGGCGTCCACCGCGACGCCCGGGGCCGGGGCGTGGCCAAGGCGCTGCTCCACACCGTGATCGCCGACGCCGCGCGCCGCGGCCGCGACCGGGTCGGGCTCGAGGTCGACGACGACTCCCCGACGGGCGCCGACGGCCTCTACACCTCGATGGGGTGGACCACCGACTACGTCACCGAGTCGTGGTTCCGCGACCTGGAGATCGAGCAGCCGGACGGCGCGACGTCGTGA
- the nusB gene encoding transcription antitermination factor NusB: MAARSKARKRALDAVYAADMRSRPAAELLAEQAENGPVNEYTQRLVDGVYEHRHRLDEVITDYAQGWTLRRMPAVDRNVLRLAVFEILFVDDVPDAVAVSEALKLVGDLSTDESPAFVNGVLGNIVRDREQLVGQA, from the coding sequence ATGGCAGCCCGCTCCAAGGCCCGCAAGCGGGCGCTCGACGCGGTGTACGCCGCGGACATGCGCTCCCGCCCGGCGGCCGAGCTGCTCGCGGAGCAGGCCGAGAACGGCCCCGTCAACGAGTACACCCAGCGGCTGGTCGACGGCGTCTACGAGCACCGGCACCGCCTCGACGAGGTGATCACCGACTACGCCCAGGGCTGGACGCTGCGGCGGATGCCGGCCGTGGACCGCAACGTGCTGCGCCTGGCCGTCTTCGAGATCCTCTTCGTCGACGACGTGCCCGACGCGGTCGCGGTCTCCGAGGCCCTGAAGCTGGTCGGCGACCTGTCCACCGACGAGTCGCCCGCCTTCGTCAACGGTGTCCTGGGCAACATCGTCCGCGACCGCGAGCAGCTGGTCGGCCAGGCCTAG
- the efp gene encoding elongation factor P, with product MATTNDLKNGMVLKLDGQLWQVMWFQHHKPGKGGAVVRTKIKNIESGKTVDKTFNADVKVEVASVDKRTMQYLYNDGTSYVFMDTGTYDQLEVAPEIVGGAADFMLENQEAIVATNDGRVLYIELPASVELEVTYTEPGLQGDRSTGGTKPATVETGAQVSVPLFITTGERIKVDTRDSSYLGRVSS from the coding sequence ATGGCGACGACGAACGACCTCAAGAACGGCATGGTGCTCAAGCTGGACGGCCAGCTCTGGCAGGTCATGTGGTTCCAGCACCACAAGCCCGGCAAGGGCGGCGCGGTCGTGCGCACCAAGATCAAGAACATCGAGTCGGGCAAGACGGTCGACAAGACCTTCAACGCCGACGTCAAGGTCGAGGTCGCCTCCGTCGACAAGCGGACGATGCAGTACCTCTACAACGACGGCACGTCCTACGTCTTCATGGACACCGGCACCTACGACCAGCTCGAGGTCGCCCCCGAGATCGTGGGCGGCGCAGCCGACTTCATGCTCGAGAACCAGGAGGCGATCGTCGCCACCAACGACGGCCGCGTCCTCTACATCGAGCTGCCGGCCTCGGTCGAGCTCGAGGTCACCTACACCGAGCCCGGCCTGCAGGGCGACCGCTCCACCGGCGGCACCAAGCCCGCCACCGTGGAGACCGGTGCCCAGGTCAGCGTCCCGCTGTTCATCACCACCGGCGAGCGGATCAAGGTCGACACCCGCGACTCCTCCTACCTGGGTCGCGTCAGCTCCTGA
- a CDS encoding family 14 glycosylhydrolase has product MRIAPFSRTVPRLLAGLTAAALTTTLFAAPADAAPDGPRPPGNVAQGNPDFTANVMAPLKVTDWADFRHDLDVVDSYGVDAVSVDVWWGDVEKRDNRFDWAYYDRVFAEITRAGLDIAPILSFHQCGGNVGDDYTSLLPSWLWPKYAGRSYRGVKIGPNGLQHRSEQGNYSPETVSGWADNLVAGEYRDFTKAFTRHFDGRFGRDVTEVNVSLGPSGELRYPSYNSHDTGSGYPTRGALQSYSPLAKQDFRRWTLRKYDNLRKVNRAWGTSFRTRTQIAPPRDADAFFEDGTYAKQRYGTDFVDWYNASLVDHGRRMLTTVTRALGDGFRYADIGYKVPGIHWQMGQGSPYPRATEVTTGLIRTSVDEQAWSTGHGYARIIELAGRVPTRRDVKMHFTALEMDDNDPGEPFNGQRPYSLAKTLVGWIGDYAARVGTDLKGENALNGGLYSEQGWANIQEAFDRWGYLGLTVLRMQDVSRDEDEIADSPYPLPMQWYAAFIERQRG; this is encoded by the coding sequence ATGCGCATCGCCCCGTTCTCACGGACGGTCCCCCGGCTCCTGGCCGGGCTCACCGCCGCCGCCCTCACCACGACCCTGTTCGCGGCCCCCGCGGACGCGGCCCCCGATGGTCCCCGCCCGCCCGGCAACGTCGCGCAGGGCAACCCCGACTTCACCGCCAACGTGATGGCGCCCCTGAAGGTCACCGACTGGGCCGACTTCCGTCACGACCTCGACGTCGTCGACTCCTACGGCGTCGACGCGGTCAGCGTCGACGTCTGGTGGGGTGACGTGGAGAAGCGCGACAACCGCTTCGACTGGGCCTACTACGACCGCGTCTTCGCCGAGATCACGCGGGCGGGCCTCGACATCGCGCCGATCCTGTCCTTCCACCAGTGCGGCGGCAACGTCGGCGACGACTACACCAGCCTGCTGCCGTCGTGGCTGTGGCCGAAGTACGCCGGCCGCTCCTACCGGGGCGTCAAGATCGGGCCGAACGGCCTGCAGCACCGCAGCGAGCAGGGCAACTACTCCCCCGAGACCGTCTCCGGCTGGGCCGACAACCTGGTCGCCGGGGAGTACCGCGACTTCACCAAGGCCTTCACCCGCCACTTCGACGGCAGGTTCGGGCGGGACGTGACCGAGGTCAACGTCTCCCTCGGCCCCTCCGGCGAGCTGCGCTACCCCTCCTACAACAGCCACGACACCGGCTCGGGCTACCCGACGCGTGGCGCGCTGCAGTCCTACTCGCCACTGGCCAAGCAGGACTTCCGCCGCTGGACGTTGCGCAAGTACGACAACCTGCGCAAGGTCAACCGGGCGTGGGGCACGAGCTTCCGCACCCGCACCCAGATCGCCCCGCCGCGCGACGCCGACGCCTTCTTCGAGGACGGCACCTACGCGAAGCAGCGCTACGGCACCGACTTCGTCGACTGGTACAACGCCTCGCTCGTGGACCACGGCCGGCGGATGCTGACCACCGTCACCCGGGCGCTGGGAGACGGCTTCCGCTACGCCGACATCGGCTACAAGGTGCCCGGCATCCACTGGCAGATGGGCCAGGGCTCGCCGTACCCCCGCGCCACGGAGGTCACCACCGGGCTGATCCGGACCAGCGTCGACGAGCAGGCCTGGTCCACCGGGCACGGCTACGCCCGCATCATCGAGCTCGCCGGCCGCGTCCCCACCCGTCGCGACGTCAAGATGCACTTCACCGCGCTCGAGATGGACGACAACGACCCCGGGGAGCCGTTCAACGGTCAGCGCCCCTACTCCCTGGCCAAGACCCTGGTCGGCTGGATCGGGGACTACGCCGCGCGCGTCGGCACCGACCTCAAGGGCGAGAACGCCCTCAACGGCGGGCTCTACTCCGAGCAGGGCTGGGCCAACATCCAGGAGGCCTTCGACCGGTGGGGCTACCTCGGCCTGACCGTGCTGCGGATGCAAGACGTCTCCCGCGACGAGGACGAGATCGCCGACTCGCCCTACCCGCTGCCGATGCAGTGGTACGCCGCGTTCATCGAGCGCCAGCGGGGCTGA
- a CDS encoding alpha/beta hydrolase, with protein MSLRHRQLLALALTANALRPLRRVGAGVPAFVAGWMTSELAPQLLATTALDAAAELTLRRGRRGRTDRAGLALAAVTAAGLGLMVRESLSAARRIESTLDDGLGTDYLDVLDEPPTREDLRLHLRELAHPFRLDDPGVEVVRDVSYVPGVEARRARLDVHRPVGVDLDRAPVLVQVHGGAWTLGSKETQGLLLMNRMARRGWVCVAVNYRLAPKHPFPAQVVDVKHALAWVREHIGEYGGDPDYLVLTGGSAGGHLASLAALTPHETQWQPGFEDADTSVAACVPFYGVYDVGGLTGDRPAVAMRDKFLGPKVFQRDPAEDHEIFEQASPLARVTPEAPDFFVLHGDADTLVDVRQARAFVARLREVSRASVTYAELPGAHHAFEVFSSIRSQHTVRAVERWLLHHRAVWSRERTEQGPGTTSASA; from the coding sequence ATGTCGCTCCGCCACCGGCAGCTGCTCGCCCTCGCCCTGACCGCCAACGCGCTGCGCCCGCTGCGCCGCGTCGGGGCCGGGGTCCCGGCCTTCGTCGCCGGCTGGATGACCAGCGAGCTGGCCCCCCAGCTGCTCGCGACGACGGCGCTCGACGCCGCGGCCGAGCTGACGCTGCGGCGCGGCCGGCGCGGCCGCACCGACCGGGCGGGCCTGGCCCTGGCCGCGGTCACGGCCGCCGGCCTGGGGCTGATGGTGCGCGAGTCGCTGAGCGCGGCACGCCGCATCGAGTCCACGCTCGACGACGGCCTGGGCACCGACTACCTCGACGTGCTCGACGAGCCGCCGACCCGCGAGGACCTGCGGCTGCACCTGCGCGAGCTCGCGCACCCCTTCCGCCTCGACGACCCGGGGGTCGAGGTGGTCCGCGACGTCTCCTACGTGCCCGGGGTCGAGGCCCGTCGCGCGCGGCTGGACGTCCACCGCCCCGTCGGCGTCGACCTCGACCGGGCGCCCGTCCTGGTGCAGGTGCACGGCGGCGCCTGGACGCTCGGCAGCAAGGAGACCCAGGGCCTGCTGCTGATGAACCGGATGGCCCGGCGCGGGTGGGTCTGCGTCGCGGTGAACTACCGGCTGGCCCCCAAGCACCCCTTCCCGGCGCAGGTCGTCGACGTCAAGCACGCCCTGGCCTGGGTGCGCGAGCACATCGGGGAGTACGGCGGCGACCCCGACTACCTCGTCCTCACCGGCGGCTCCGCCGGCGGTCACCTCGCCTCCCTGGCCGCGCTCACGCCCCACGAGACGCAGTGGCAGCCCGGGTTCGAGGACGCCGACACCAGCGTCGCGGCCTGCGTCCCCTTCTACGGCGTCTACGACGTGGGCGGGCTGACCGGGGACCGGCCGGCCGTCGCCATGCGCGACAAGTTCCTCGGACCGAAGGTGTTCCAGCGCGACCCGGCCGAGGACCACGAGATCTTCGAGCAGGCCTCGCCGCTGGCACGGGTCACCCCCGAGGCGCCGGACTTCTTCGTGCTCCACGGCGACGCCGACACCCTCGTCGACGTCCGGCAGGCCCGCGCGTTCGTCGCCCGGCTGCGCGAGGTCTCCCGCGCCAGCGTGACCTACGCCGAGCTGCCGGGCGCCCACCACGCCTTCGAGGTCTTCAGCTCGATCCGCAGCCAGCACACCGTGCGGGCCGTCGAGCGGTGGCTGCTGCACCACCGCGCCGTGTGGAGCCGCGAGCGGACCGAGCAGGGTCCCGGCACCACCTCGGCGAGCGCGTGA